In Paramormyrops kingsleyae isolate MSU_618 chromosome 5, PKINGS_0.4, whole genome shotgun sequence, one DNA window encodes the following:
- the LOC111860585 gene encoding vasorin-like, which translates to MDMICFWHLPFLLVLLFTQLAPALGGKCPEGCFCSDSIFCTQRQSSSVPQDLPTTTKHLYLFRNGIEALSPKEFSGLTQLVMLDLSQNKLSELPDQAFKPLASLRNLDLSSNQITHITQDSFSGLVLLERLYLYSNRIQSIHPAAFQDLEQLLELKLQENLLTSVPELRLPMLLLLDLSFNHIPLGATHLNTPHLESLKLAGMGLSSLDKEFLGGLTNLRELDLSKNQLSTVPQAVSAARDLTGLSLASNPLTQLLREDLQELNALKELDVSGLKLQGFPQGFPELFPHLVQLTAAENPFNCVCSLSWLPGWLKAQDVILKHPGETRCHFPPRNAGKELHRLEHTDFGCPVTTPAASVTSSTSEVLPSTSQPVTMPAIPLAGLTNGPFTEKDNKALSSAETSSSKDMVETTDEPLCSDGDICRVDQQSSLECDCPPGALGPCCMNEEALPAPEETTANPEPDVIPREVTATTIQLDLQRYVAMRPYIQGVRITYRNLSGPDRRPVQLNFPTSYLKYTLRGLRPNSTYSICVSPHGEPSEGDARSCTEACTSGAPQSVLSEQQAEKGHLTTVLGATLAALLVLLLVAVIAGTICHLQRRRGKGQGDPDLGESLPLELGGVKACVDNGELLQKQPENSASLGPSIRDYEGPLSLGQCPGNNNTATLKPSYF; encoded by the coding sequence ATGGATATGATCTGCTTTTGGCACCTGCCCTTTCTCCTTGTTCTACTCTTCACACAACTCGCACCTGCACTTGGTGGCAAGTGTCCAGAAGGTTGCTTCTGCTCTGACTCAATCTTCTGCACCCAGCGCCAGTCCTCCTCTGTGCCTCAGGATCTGCCTACCACCACCAAGCACCTCTACCTCTTCAGGAATGGCATTGAAGCCCTGAGCCCGAAGGAATTCTCAGGACTGACCCAGCTGGTCATGCTTgacctgagtcagaacaagctTTCTGAGCTACCAGATCAAGCATTCAAGCCACTGGCTAGCCTGCGCAATCTGGATCTCTCCTCCAACCAGATCACCCACATCACCCAAGATAGCTTCTCGGGGCTGGTCCTGCTGGAGCGGCTATACCTCTACAGCAACCGCATTCAGAGCATCCACCCTGCAGCATTCCAGGACCTAGAACAGCTGCTGGAACTGAAGCTTCAGGAGAACCTGCTGACCTCAGTGCCTGAGCTGCGGCTGCCTATGCTGCTTCTGCTGGACCTGAGCTTCAACCACATTCCGCTGGGGGCCACTCATCTCAACACGCCGCACCTGGAGTCTCTGAAACTTGCCGGAATGGGTCTAAGTAGCCTGGACAAGGAGTTCCTTGGAGGCCTGACTAACTTGCGTGAGCTGGACTTGTCCAAAAACCAGCTGAGCACCGTGCCCCAGGCTGTAAGTGCAGCCCGAGACCTGACAGGACTCAGCCTAGCCTCCAACCCCCTGACTCAGCTGTTGCGAGAAGACCTCCAAGAGCTGAATGCCCTCAAAGAATTAGATGTCAGTGGCCTCAAGCTGCAGGGATTTCCTCAGGGTTTCCCAGAGCTATTCCCCCACCTGGTGCAGCTGACTGCAGCTGAGAACCCCTTCAACTGCGTTTGCAGCCTATCCTGGTTGCCTGGCTGGCTGAAAGCCCAGGACGTCATCCTGAAACACCCAGGGGAGACACGCTGCCACTTCCCGCCGCGAAACGCCGGCAAGGAGCTGCACCGGCTGGAGCACACGGATTTCGGTTGTCCCGTCACCACCCCTGCAGCCTCCGTCACTAGCAGCACCTCCGAGGTCCTGCCCTCCACCTCTCAGCCCGTCACGATGCCTGCCATTCCCCTTGCTGGTCTGACCAATGGCCCCTTCACCGAGAAGGACAACAAAGCCCTGTCCTCAGCTGAGACGTCATCAAGCAAAGACATGGTGGAGACCACTGATGAGCCTCTGTGCTCTGATGGTGACATCTGTAGGGTGGACCAGCAGTCAAGCCTGGAGTGTGACTGCCCACCAGGGGCCTTGGGGCCCTGCTGCATGAACGAGGAGGCCCTGCCTGCCCCGGAAGAGACTACAGCTAACCCCGAGCCTGACGTTATCCCGCGGGAGGTAACCGCCACCACGATCCAACTAGACCTCCAACGTTACGTGGCGATGCGGCCCTACATCCAGGGCGTCCGCATCACCTACCGTAACCTCTCTGGGCCGGACCGGCGGCCCGTGCAGCTGAACTTCCCTACCTCCTATTTGAAGTACACCCTGCGTGGGCTGAGGCCCAACTCCACATACTCCATATGCGTCAGTCCCCACGGGGAGCCCAGCGAAGGGGATGCAAGGTCGTGTACAGAAGCCTGCACCAGCGGTGCCCCCCAGTCCGTGCTCTCTGAGCAGCAGGCAGAGAAGGGCCATTTGACCACCGTCCTTGGTGCCACGCTGGCTGCTCTGCTCGTCTTGCTGCTGGTGGCAGTCATCGCTGGGACCATTTGCCACTTGCAGAGGAGAAGGGGTAAGGGACAAGGGGACCCTGATTTAGGCGAGTCCCttcccctggagctggggggagtGAAGGCCTGTGTTGACAATGGAGAActgctgcagaagcagcctgAGAACTCAGCCTCCCTTGGCCCCAGTATCAGGGATTACGAGGGTCCCCTTTCACTGGGACAATGCCCAGGTAACAACAACACTGCCACGTTGAAGCCTTCTTACTTCTGA